The following proteins are encoded in a genomic region of Streptomyces collinus Tu 365:
- a CDS encoding COX15/CtaA family protein produces the protein MVRVPKLNRADAVAAVRNPLAFVADRWTPDPRTVQRAALAALVMSVIIVVTGGAVRLTASGLGCPTWPTCTDDSLTTTRAMGFHGVIEFGNRMLTYVLCAAVGWAIVAARAQKPWRRALTRLGWAQFWVVMGNAVLGGIVVLVGLNPYTVAAHFLLSSALIAVATVMWQRTREGDGAPRPLVGKAVQQLVWFLVAASTLLIAVGTVVTGAGPHAGDSKEVARIPIDWETVGKLHAVLAWIVVTLTFALWFVLKAVDAPRGPLGRTRELFLILLSQGVIGYVQYFTHLPEILVALHMLGSCLVWIGVLRVLLALRERPEDAFDLPGPSAEVPVGTRA, from the coding sequence ATGGTGCGCGTGCCAAAGCTGAACCGTGCCGACGCCGTAGCGGCCGTGCGCAACCCGCTCGCCTTCGTCGCCGACCGCTGGACCCCGGATCCCCGGACCGTGCAGCGGGCGGCCCTCGCCGCGCTCGTCATGTCGGTGATCATCGTCGTCACCGGCGGCGCCGTGCGGCTGACCGCCTCGGGCCTCGGCTGCCCGACCTGGCCGACCTGCACCGACGACTCGCTGACCACCACCCGGGCCATGGGCTTCCACGGGGTCATCGAGTTCGGCAACCGCATGCTGACCTACGTGCTGTGCGCGGCCGTCGGCTGGGCCATCGTCGCGGCGCGCGCGCAGAAGCCGTGGCGGCGCGCGCTGACCCGGCTGGGCTGGGCGCAGTTCTGGGTGGTCATGGGCAACGCCGTGCTCGGCGGGATCGTGGTCCTGGTGGGCCTGAACCCGTACACGGTCGCCGCGCACTTCCTGCTCTCCTCGGCGCTGATCGCCGTCGCCACGGTGATGTGGCAGCGCACCCGCGAGGGCGACGGGGCGCCGCGCCCGCTGGTCGGCAAGGCCGTGCAGCAGCTCGTGTGGTTCCTGGTGGCCGCCTCCACGCTGCTCATCGCGGTCGGCACGGTGGTGACCGGGGCCGGGCCGCACGCGGGCGACTCCAAGGAGGTCGCGCGGATCCCGATCGACTGGGAGACGGTCGGCAAGCTGCACGCCGTGCTCGCCTGGATCGTGGTGACGCTCACCTTCGCTCTGTGGTTCGTCCTCAAGGCCGTCGACGCCCCCCGGGGTCCGCTCGGCCGTACCCGGGAGCTGTTCCTGATCCTGCTCTCGCAGGGTGTCATCGGCTACGTCCAGTACTTCACGCACCTGCCCGAGATCCTGGTCGCACTGCACATGCTGGGCTCCTGCCTGGTGTGGATCGGCGTGCTGCGGGTGCTGCTGGCGCTGCGGGAACGCCCGGAGGACGCGTTCGACCTGCCCGGCCCCTCGGCCGAGGTCCCGGTCGGCACCCGCGCCTGA
- the zwf gene encoding glucose-6-phosphate dehydrogenase, whose amino-acid sequence MSPVSGSGANPLRDPADRRLPRIAGPSGLVIFGVTGDLSRKKLMPAVYDLANRGLLPPGFSLVGFARRDWEHEDFAEVVHDAVKEHSRTPFREEVWQQLIQGMRFVQGTFDDDEAFERLRATIEELDKAQGTGGNFAFYLSVPPRSFPVVIQQLKKHGLADQTEGSWRRAVIEKPFGHDLASAEQLNKVVHEVFEPDQVFRIDHYLGKETVQNILALRFANTMFEPIWNRSFVDHVQITMAEDIGIGGRAGYYDGIGAARDVIQNHLLQLLALTAMEEPASFGADALAAEKTKVLGAVRLPRDLGRSTVRGQYAAGWQGGEKVIGYLEEDGIDAKSKTDTYAAVKLEIDNRRWAGVPFYLRTGKRLGRRVTEIAVVFQRAPHSPFDHTATEELGSNAVVIRVQPDEGITVRFGSKVPGTSMEIRDVSMDFAYGESFTESSPEAYERLILDVLLGDANLFPRTEEVELSWQILDPIERYWDKHGKPAQYRSGTWGPVEADEMLARDGRSWRRP is encoded by the coding sequence TTGTCACCCGTTTCCGGTTCCGGAGCGAACCCGCTTCGTGACCCGGCCGACCGACGGCTCCCGCGTATCGCGGGGCCGTCGGGTCTGGTCATCTTCGGTGTCACGGGCGACCTGTCCCGCAAGAAGCTGATGCCCGCGGTGTACGACCTCGCCAACCGGGGTCTGCTGCCGCCGGGCTTCTCGCTGGTGGGCTTCGCCCGCCGCGACTGGGAGCACGAGGACTTCGCGGAGGTCGTCCACGACGCGGTCAAGGAGCACTCGCGCACCCCGTTCCGTGAGGAGGTCTGGCAGCAGCTCATCCAGGGGATGCGCTTCGTCCAGGGCACCTTCGACGACGACGAGGCGTTCGAGCGGCTGCGGGCCACCATCGAGGAGCTGGACAAGGCGCAGGGCACGGGGGGCAACTTCGCCTTCTACCTGTCGGTGCCGCCGCGCTCCTTCCCGGTGGTCATCCAGCAGCTCAAGAAGCACGGCCTCGCCGACCAGACCGAGGGGTCCTGGCGGCGGGCGGTCATCGAGAAGCCGTTCGGGCACGACCTGGCGTCGGCCGAGCAGCTGAACAAGGTCGTGCACGAGGTGTTCGAGCCGGACCAGGTGTTCCGGATCGACCACTACCTCGGCAAGGAGACCGTCCAGAACATCCTGGCGCTGCGCTTCGCCAACACCATGTTCGAGCCGATCTGGAACCGGTCCTTCGTGGACCACGTGCAGATCACCATGGCCGAGGACATCGGCATCGGCGGCCGCGCGGGCTACTACGACGGCATCGGCGCCGCCCGTGACGTCATCCAGAACCACCTGCTCCAGCTGCTCGCGCTGACCGCGATGGAGGAGCCGGCCTCCTTCGGCGCGGACGCGCTGGCGGCCGAGAAGACCAAGGTGCTCGGTGCCGTACGGCTGCCCAGGGACCTGGGCCGCTCCACGGTGCGCGGGCAGTACGCGGCCGGCTGGCAGGGCGGCGAGAAGGTCATCGGCTACCTCGAAGAGGACGGCATCGACGCCAAGTCGAAGACCGACACCTACGCGGCCGTGAAGCTGGAGATCGACAACCGCCGCTGGGCGGGCGTCCCCTTCTACCTGCGCACCGGCAAGCGCCTTGGCCGCCGGGTCACCGAGATCGCGGTGGTGTTCCAGCGGGCCCCGCACTCCCCCTTCGACCACACGGCGACGGAGGAGCTGGGCTCGAACGCGGTCGTCATCCGCGTCCAGCCCGACGAGGGCATCACGGTCCGCTTCGGCTCCAAGGTGCCGGGCACCTCGATGGAGATCCGGGACGTGTCGATGGACTTCGCCTACGGCGAGTCCTTCACCGAGTCCAGCCCGGAGGCCTACGAGCGGCTGATCCTGGACGTGCTGCTCGGCGACGCCAACCTCTTCCCGCGCACCGAGGAGGTCGAGCTGTCCTGGCAGATCCTCGACCCGATCGAGCGCTACTGGGACAAGCACGGCAAGCCCGCGCAGTACCGGTCGGGCACCTGGGGACCCGTGGAGGCGGACGAGATGCTCGCACGAGACGGACGGAGCTGGCGCCGGCCATGA
- a CDS encoding amidohydrolase family protein, protein MIETPSLVDQYCHGVLRTELGLGTFEAQLVRTEGPPAPGTTLFDTQTGFAVRRWCPPLLGLEPHCPPARYLARRRELGVLESARRLLRGSGITTYLVDTGLPGDLTGPDEMALTGDAEAREIVRLELLAEQVADTSGTVESFLANLAESVHGAAAGTVAFSSVACLRHGLALAPEPPGPGEVRGAAGRWLAGRRVGGELTDPVLLRHLLWIAVASGLPLQLHAGLGGPGSRVDRTDPVPLTDFVRATAGLGTDLILLHGYPHHRHAAHLAGVFPHVYADSGAALVRTGARAATVLAEILELAPFGKILFSSGAHALPELHVVGAHLFRESLARVLGTWVADGAWCLEDAQRVAHMVAAGNARRVYGLQ, encoded by the coding sequence ATGATCGAAACGCCGTCCCTCGTGGACCAGTACTGCCACGGCGTACTGCGCACGGAGCTGGGTCTCGGCACCTTCGAGGCCCAGCTCGTGCGGACCGAGGGCCCGCCGGCTCCGGGCACCACCCTCTTCGACACCCAGACCGGCTTCGCCGTACGCCGCTGGTGTCCGCCCCTGCTCGGCCTCGAACCGCACTGCCCGCCCGCCCGCTACCTCGCCCGGCGCCGCGAACTCGGCGTGCTGGAGTCGGCCCGCAGGCTGCTGCGGGGCAGCGGCATCACCACCTACCTGGTCGACACCGGGCTGCCCGGGGACCTCACCGGCCCCGACGAGATGGCCCTGACGGGCGACGCCGAGGCACGGGAGATCGTCCGCCTCGAACTGCTCGCCGAGCAGGTCGCCGACACCTCGGGCACCGTCGAGTCCTTCCTCGCCAACCTCGCCGAGTCGGTGCACGGCGCGGCCGCCGGCACCGTCGCCTTCAGCTCCGTCGCCTGCCTCCGGCACGGTCTGGCCCTGGCCCCCGAGCCCCCGGGGCCGGGCGAGGTGCGAGGCGCGGCGGGCCGCTGGCTGGCCGGACGGCGGGTGGGCGGCGAGCTGACGGACCCGGTGCTGCTGCGGCACCTGCTGTGGATCGCCGTCGCCTCCGGCCTGCCGCTGCAACTGCACGCGGGACTCGGCGGGCCCGGCTCCCGCGTCGACCGCACCGACCCGGTGCCGCTCACCGACTTCGTACGGGCCACGGCGGGTCTCGGCACCGACCTGATCCTGCTGCACGGCTACCCGCACCACCGGCACGCCGCCCACCTGGCCGGCGTGTTCCCGCACGTGTACGCCGACTCCGGCGCGGCCCTCGTCCGCACCGGCGCCCGCGCGGCCACCGTCCTGGCCGAGATCCTGGAACTCGCCCCCTTCGGCAAGATCCTCTTCTCCAGCGGCGCCCACGCCCTGCCCGAGCTCCACGTCGTCGGCGCCCACCTGTTCCGCGAGTCCCTGGCCCGTGTCCTCGGCACCTGGGTGGCCGACGGCGCGTGGTGCCTGGAGGACGCCCAGCGCGTGGCCCACATGGTGGCCGCGGGGAACGCGCGGCGGGTGTACGGGCTGCAGTGA
- a CDS encoding heme o synthase yields MCVTAVESRPGATSQAVEALGEGVLAGASRSPVHRPFGARVKAFVALTKPRIIELLLITTVPVMFLAQQGVPDLGLVLLTCLGGYLSAGGANALNMYIDRDIDALMDRTSQRPLVTGMVSPRECLAFGITLAVVSTLLFGLTVNWLSAWLSLGALLFYVVVYTMILKRRTSQNIVWGGIAGCLPVLIGWSSVTNSMSWAPVVLFLVMFFWTPPHYWPLSMKVKDDYARVGVPMLPVVASNKVVARQIVIYSWVMVAVSLLLTPLGYTGWFYTLVALAAGGFWLWEAHGLQNRAKAEVTGAKLKEMRLFHWSITYVSILFVAVAVDPFLR; encoded by the coding sequence GTGTGCGTGACGGCCGTCGAATCCCGTCCTGGGGCCACCTCCCAGGCCGTTGAGGCCCTGGGGGAGGGTGTGCTCGCCGGTGCGAGCCGGAGCCCGGTTCACCGGCCGTTCGGGGCCCGTGTCAAGGCCTTCGTGGCGCTGACCAAGCCGCGGATCATCGAGCTGCTGCTCATCACCACGGTGCCGGTGATGTTCCTGGCGCAGCAGGGCGTGCCCGACCTCGGCCTCGTGCTGCTGACCTGTCTCGGCGGCTACCTGTCGGCGGGCGGCGCCAACGCGCTGAACATGTACATCGACCGGGACATCGACGCCCTGATGGACCGCACCTCGCAGCGCCCGCTGGTCACCGGCATGGTGAGCCCGCGCGAGTGCCTGGCCTTCGGCATCACGCTGGCGGTCGTCTCGACGCTGCTGTTCGGGCTGACCGTCAACTGGCTGAGTGCCTGGCTCTCGCTCGGAGCGCTCCTCTTCTACGTCGTCGTCTACACGATGATCCTCAAGCGGCGTACCTCCCAGAACATCGTCTGGGGCGGCATCGCCGGCTGCCTGCCCGTGCTGATCGGCTGGTCCTCGGTCACGAACTCCATGTCGTGGGCGCCGGTCGTCCTCTTCCTCGTCATGTTCTTCTGGACGCCGCCGCACTACTGGCCGCTGTCCATGAAGGTCAAGGACGACTACGCGCGCGTGGGCGTGCCCATGCTCCCGGTGGTCGCGTCCAACAAGGTGGTCGCCCGGCAGATCGTCATCTACAGCTGGGTGATGGTCGCCGTCTCCCTGCTGCTGACCCCGCTCGGCTACACGGGCTGGTTCTACACCCTGGTCGCGCTCGCGGCCGGCGGGTTCTGGCTGTGGGAGGCCCACGGGCTGCAGAACCGCGCGAAGGCCGAGGTGACCGGCGCGAAGCTGAAGGAGATGCGGCTCTTCCACTGGTCGATCACCTACGTGTCGATCCTGTTCGTCGCGGTCGCGGTGGACCCGTTCCTGCGCTGA
- the tal gene encoding transaldolase produces the protein MTDALKRLSEEGVAIWLDDLSRKRITSGNLAELIDQQHVVGVTTNPTIFQKAISQGDGYDQQLSDLAARKVTVEEAIRMITTADVRDAADILRPVFDATDGQDGRVSIEVDPRLAHNEKPTVAEARQLAWLVDRPNTLIKIPATMAGIPAIGSVIGLGISVNVTLIFSLERYRAVMDAYLSGLEKAKERGLDLSKIHSVASFFVSRVDTEIDKRLDGIGTEEAKALRGKAALANARLAYQAYEEVFSSDRWNALEKAGANKQRPLWASTGVKDPAYPDTLYVTELVAPNTVNTMPEATLEATEDHGEITGNTIAGTYEQARADLDALEKLGISYDDVVRVLEEEGVEKFEASWNDLLKSTQAELERLAPSEG, from the coding sequence ATGACAGACGCACTCAAGCGCCTCTCCGAGGAAGGCGTCGCGATCTGGCTGGACGACCTGTCGCGCAAGCGGATCACGTCCGGCAACCTCGCGGAACTGATCGACCAGCAGCACGTCGTGGGCGTCACCACCAACCCGACGATCTTCCAGAAGGCGATCTCGCAGGGCGACGGTTACGACCAGCAGCTCTCCGACCTCGCCGCGCGCAAGGTCACCGTCGAAGAGGCCATCCGCATGATCACGACGGCGGACGTCCGCGACGCCGCCGACATCCTGCGCCCGGTCTTCGACGCCACGGACGGCCAGGACGGCCGGGTCTCCATCGAGGTCGACCCGCGCCTCGCGCACAACGAGAAGCCGACCGTGGCCGAGGCCCGGCAGCTGGCCTGGCTCGTCGACCGCCCGAACACCCTGATCAAGATCCCGGCCACGATGGCGGGCATCCCCGCGATCGGCTCGGTCATCGGTCTCGGCATCAGCGTCAACGTCACCCTGATCTTCTCCCTGGAGCGGTACCGCGCCGTCATGGACGCCTACCTCTCCGGCCTGGAGAAGGCCAAGGAGCGCGGCCTGGACCTGTCGAAGATCCACTCCGTGGCGTCCTTCTTCGTGTCCCGCGTGGACACCGAGATCGACAAGCGGCTGGACGGGATCGGCACCGAGGAGGCCAAGGCGCTGCGCGGCAAGGCCGCCCTCGCCAACGCCCGTCTGGCGTACCAGGCGTACGAGGAGGTCTTCTCCTCCGACCGCTGGAACGCGCTGGAGAAGGCGGGCGCGAACAAGCAGCGTCCGCTGTGGGCGTCGACCGGTGTGAAGGACCCGGCGTACCCGGACACCCTCTACGTCACCGAGCTGGTCGCGCCGAACACGGTCAACACCATGCCGGAGGCCACGCTGGAGGCCACCGAGGACCACGGCGAGATCACCGGCAACACGATCGCCGGTACGTACGAGCAGGCCCGCGCCGACCTCGACGCGCTGGAGAAGCTCGGGATCTCGTACGACGACGTGGTCCGGGTGCTGGAGGAGGAGGGCGTCGAGAAGTTCGAGGCCTCCTGGAACGACCTGCTCAAGTCCACCCAGGCGGAGCTCGAGCGCCTCGCCCCCTCGGAGGGCTGA
- the tkt gene encoding transketolase, which produces MSTKPTTTDLEWTDLDQRAVDTARVLAADAVQKVGNGHPGTAMSLAPAAYTLFQKVMRHDPADPEWVARDRFVLSAGHSSLTLYTQLFLAGFGLELDDLKAFRTWGSKTPGHPEYGHTKGVETTTGPLGQGVANAVGMAMAARYERGLFDPEAPQGESPFDHYIYCIAGDGCLQEGISAEASSMAGHQKLGNLILLWDDNHISIEGDTETAVSEDTVKRYEAYGWHVQRIAPKPDGDLDPHAIYNAIEAAKQVTDRPSFIAMRSIIAWPAPNAQNTEAAHGSALGDDEVAATKRVLGFDPEKTFEVSDEVLAHTRQALDRGREYKAQWEKSFQEWRDGNAERAADFDRISSGELPAGWEEKLPVFETGKAIATRAASGKVLQSLGAVIPELWGGSADLAGSNNTTIDKDSSFLPVGNPLPEASPYGRTIHFGIREHSMGAELNGITLHGNTRVYGGTFLVFSDYMRNAVRLSALMHLPVTYVWTHDSIGLGEDGPTHQPVEHLASLRAIPGLNVVRPADANETAIAWREILKRYTKEFGKGAPHGLALTRQGVPIYEPNEDAARGGYVLFEAEGGEPQVILIATGSEVHVAVEAREQLQAEGVPTRVVSMPSVEWFEEQDQGYRDSVLPPSVKARVSVEAGIGLTWHKYVGDAGRIVSLEHFGASADAKVLFREFGFTAENVAAKARESIAAAQR; this is translated from the coding sequence GTGAGCACCAAGCCGACCACCACAGACCTTGAGTGGACCGACCTGGACCAGCGGGCCGTGGACACCGCCCGTGTTCTTGCCGCCGACGCCGTACAGAAGGTCGGCAACGGCCATCCCGGAACGGCGATGAGCCTGGCCCCCGCCGCATACACCCTCTTCCAGAAGGTGATGCGGCACGACCCGGCCGATCCGGAGTGGGTCGCGCGTGACCGCTTCGTGCTGTCCGCCGGCCACTCGTCCCTGACCCTCTACACGCAGCTCTTCCTGGCCGGCTTCGGCCTGGAGCTGGACGACCTCAAGGCCTTCCGCACCTGGGGCTCGAAGACGCCGGGCCACCCGGAGTACGGGCACACCAAGGGTGTCGAGACCACCACCGGCCCGCTGGGCCAGGGTGTGGCGAACGCGGTGGGCATGGCCATGGCCGCCCGCTACGAGCGCGGTCTCTTCGACCCGGAGGCCCCGCAGGGCGAGTCCCCCTTCGACCACTACATCTACTGCATCGCCGGCGACGGCTGCCTGCAGGAGGGCATCTCGGCCGAGGCGTCCTCGATGGCCGGCCACCAGAAGCTGGGCAACCTGATCCTGCTGTGGGACGACAACCACATCTCGATCGAGGGCGACACCGAGACGGCCGTCTCCGAGGACACGGTCAAGCGGTACGAGGCCTACGGCTGGCACGTGCAGCGGATCGCCCCGAAGCCGGACGGCGACCTCGACCCGCACGCCATCTACAACGCCATCGAGGCCGCGAAGCAGGTCACCGACCGGCCGTCGTTCATCGCGATGCGCTCGATCATCGCCTGGCCGGCCCCGAACGCGCAGAACACCGAGGCCGCGCACGGCTCGGCGCTCGGCGACGACGAGGTCGCGGCCACCAAGCGCGTCCTCGGCTTCGACCCGGAGAAGACCTTCGAGGTCTCCGACGAGGTGCTCGCCCACACCCGCCAGGCCCTGGACCGGGGCCGCGAGTACAAGGCGCAGTGGGAGAAGTCCTTCCAGGAGTGGCGCGACGGCAACGCCGAGCGCGCGGCCGACTTCGACCGCATCAGCAGCGGCGAACTGCCCGCCGGCTGGGAGGAGAAGCTCCCGGTCTTCGAGACGGGCAAGGCCATCGCCACCCGTGCCGCCTCCGGCAAGGTGCTCCAGTCGCTGGGCGCGGTGATCCCCGAGCTGTGGGGCGGCTCCGCCGACCTCGCCGGTTCGAACAACACCACCATCGACAAGGACAGCTCCTTCCTGCCGGTGGGCAACCCGCTGCCCGAGGCCTCCCCCTACGGCCGCACGATCCACTTCGGCATCCGCGAGCACTCCATGGGCGCGGAGCTGAACGGCATCACGCTGCACGGCAACACGCGCGTCTACGGCGGCACCTTCCTGGTGTTCTCCGACTACATGCGCAACGCGGTGCGCCTGTCGGCCCTGATGCACCTGCCGGTGACGTACGTCTGGACGCACGACTCGATCGGTCTCGGCGAGGACGGCCCCACCCACCAGCCGGTCGAGCACCTCGCCTCGCTGCGCGCGATTCCGGGCCTGAACGTCGTCCGCCCGGCGGACGCCAACGAGACCGCGATCGCCTGGCGCGAGATCCTCAAGCGCTACACCAAGGAGTTCGGCAAGGGCGCCCCGCACGGCCTCGCGCTGACCCGCCAGGGCGTGCCGATCTACGAGCCCAACGAGGACGCGGCGCGCGGTGGTTACGTGCTGTTCGAGGCCGAGGGCGGCGAGCCCCAGGTGATCCTGATCGCCACCGGCTCCGAGGTCCACGTCGCCGTGGAGGCCCGCGAGCAGCTCCAGGCCGAGGGCGTGCCGACGCGTGTCGTGTCGATGCCGTCGGTCGAGTGGTTCGAGGAGCAGGACCAGGGGTACCGGGACTCCGTGCTGCCGCCGTCCGTCAAGGCCCGTGTCTCGGTCGAGGCGGGCATCGGCCTGACCTGGCACAAGTACGTCGGGGACGCCGGCCGCATCGTTTCCCTGGAGCACTTCGGTGCCTCCGCCGACGCCAAGGTCCTCTTCCGCGAATTCGGTTTCACCGCCGAGAACGTGGCCGCCAAGGCGCGGGAATCCATCGCCGCCGCCCAGCGCTGA
- a CDS encoding nucleotidyltransferase domain-containing protein: MPTDALLARFVRELAPLGTRAVWAHGSLAGGDYQEGRSDLDLVAVLREPPRLQTVRKVATAHRRLRAEPLAGRLHCSYVAPATLDDPERPHLTWAHGRLMRRPVTPVTRRELHDFGRVLSGEAPAGLLPEVPDAELRGFVVRDQRDYWRPAVDKARLWRQDIWVDLGLLTFARATVTLREGRLVTKREALGELRELGAPEEVVADIERRRYPDTAPGTDPAPGAATAGGPDTAPGTGTAPAPADDHRLTVRAELTRAYLGPAIDALVATYG, from the coding sequence ATGCCTACCGACGCGCTTCTCGCGCGCTTCGTCCGGGAGCTGGCGCCGCTCGGGACCCGTGCCGTCTGGGCGCACGGGTCGCTGGCCGGCGGGGACTACCAGGAGGGACGCAGTGACCTCGACCTGGTCGCGGTACTGCGGGAGCCGCCCAGGCTCCAGACCGTGCGGAAGGTGGCGACGGCGCACCGGCGGCTGCGGGCCGAGCCGCTCGCCGGGCGGCTGCACTGCAGCTACGTCGCCCCGGCCACCCTGGACGACCCCGAGCGGCCGCACCTCACCTGGGCGCACGGGCGGCTGATGCGCCGCCCTGTCACCCCCGTCACCCGGCGCGAGCTGCACGACTTCGGACGGGTGCTGTCCGGCGAGGCGCCCGCCGGGCTGCTCCCCGAGGTGCCGGACGCGGAGTTGCGCGGCTTCGTCGTCAGGGACCAGCGGGACTACTGGCGGCCCGCGGTGGACAAGGCCCGGCTCTGGCGCCAGGACATCTGGGTCGACCTGGGCCTGCTCACCTTCGCCCGGGCCACGGTGACCCTGCGCGAGGGCCGGCTGGTCACCAAACGGGAGGCACTGGGGGAGCTGCGCGAACTCGGCGCGCCCGAGGAGGTCGTCGCGGACATCGAACGACGCCGCTACCCGGACACCGCCCCCGGCACGGACCCCGCTCCCGGCGCCGCCACGGCCGGCGGACCGGACACCGCCCCCGGCACGGGCACGGCCCCCGCCCCCGCGGACGACCACCGGCTCACCGTCCGTGCCGAGCTGACCCGTGCCTACCTCGGGCCCGCGATCGACGCGCTGGTCGCGACGTACGGCTGA